From a region of the Dickeya poaceiphila genome:
- a CDS encoding ABC transporter permease: MKNTVSSHTTFGERVPPRRRVRLSPEVRLFLRNPSGMAGVVLLILVAVMALAAPWVYPGDPLDMVAQPFLWPGQDPAFPLGTDSLGRDVAAGVVHGAQVSLQIGFSAVAVSLLIGMTVGAIAGFFGGKVDHLLVHVTELFQTFPTFLLVVVLVAIGQPSVTLIACAIGVASWPTIARLVRAEFRTWRESDFVLAARSQGFSNLRIMAQEILPNALPSIIVTTSVMVASSILIESALSFLGFGDPNRVSWGSMIGAGRESLRSAWFLTAIPGGALVLTVLALNLVGDALNDALNPRSRRERV; the protein is encoded by the coding sequence CCGTTTCTTCCCACACCACCTTTGGTGAACGGGTGCCACCGCGTCGCCGTGTGCGCCTGTCGCCAGAGGTGAGGCTGTTTTTGCGCAATCCTTCCGGCATGGCGGGCGTCGTGCTACTGATACTGGTGGCGGTGATGGCGCTGGCGGCGCCGTGGGTGTACCCCGGCGACCCGCTGGATATGGTGGCGCAGCCGTTTCTGTGGCCGGGGCAGGATCCTGCTTTCCCGTTGGGCACCGATTCGCTGGGGCGTGATGTTGCCGCCGGGGTGGTACATGGGGCGCAGGTGTCATTGCAGATAGGCTTTTCCGCCGTGGCGGTCAGCCTGCTGATCGGCATGACTGTCGGTGCGATTGCTGGCTTCTTTGGCGGCAAGGTTGATCACCTGCTGGTGCATGTCACTGAACTGTTTCAAACCTTTCCCACCTTTCTGCTGGTGGTGGTGCTGGTGGCTATCGGTCAGCCATCGGTGACACTGATTGCCTGCGCTATCGGTGTTGCCTCCTGGCCGACCATCGCCCGGCTGGTGCGGGCGGAATTTCGTACCTGGCGCGAAAGCGATTTCGTACTGGCGGCGCGCAGCCAAGGGTTTTCTAACCTGCGCATCATGGCGCAGGAGATCCTGCCCAACGCGCTGCCGTCGATTATCGTCACCACCTCGGTGATGGTGGCGTCGTCCATTTTGATCGAATCCGCGCTGTCGTTCCTCGGTTTTGGCGATCCGAACCGGGTGAGCTGGGGCAGCATGATCGGCGCTGGCCGTGAGTCGCTGCGCTCGGCGTGGTTTTTGACCGCGATCCCCGGCGGCGCGCTGGTGCTGACCGTGCTGGCGCTCAATCTGGTGGGGGATGCGCTCAACGACGCCTTGAACCCCCGCTCACGGAGGGAACGCGTATGA
- a CDS encoding ABC transporter ATP-binding protein: MTPLLEIQALRVTFPGHQAVRGLDLALNPGETLALVGESGCGKSATALSIMRLVSAPGQVAGRILFDGQDLLALPNTAMRQLRGNAISMIFQEPMTSLNPVLTIGQQIVETLLTHQSLTPAQARARAIELLDLVKIPEPPRRIDDYPHQLSGGQRQRVMIAMAVACQPKLLIADEPTTALDVTIQAQILALLDQLRRELSMSLLLITHDLGVVEQWADRVAVMVGGRKVEEASTDVLFQQPQHPYTRGLLATSLHLTDDLHYRRQRLPEIRHPDNGDAGQVSVVTPPLGSVPVPDTTRTPLLSLHRVHTRYATPQGVVNAVKDISLDIYPGETLGLVGESGCGKSTLSKTILRLLPVAEGRMLFDGQDITHLNESQLQPLRRRVQMIFQDPYASLNPRHDVQRILERPLIVHGVTQRAERQRLISQTLERVRLPQSSLQRYPHEFSGGQRQRIGIARALVVNPSLVICDEPVSALDVSIQAQILNLLVELKSEMGLSLLFISHDLSVVRYIADRVMVMQHGECVESGDCQQIWRQPQHPYTRLLLDSVPGRQPLTAHASRFSVVNA; encoded by the coding sequence ATGACCCCGCTGTTGGAGATTCAGGCTTTACGGGTGACCTTTCCCGGTCATCAGGCGGTGCGCGGCCTCGATTTGGCGCTTAATCCCGGTGAAACGCTGGCGTTGGTGGGCGAATCCGGCTGCGGCAAATCCGCCACCGCGCTGTCCATCATGCGGCTGGTCAGTGCGCCGGGACAGGTCGCCGGGCGCATTCTGTTCGACGGGCAGGATCTGCTGGCGCTGCCGAACACCGCGATGCGTCAGCTGCGCGGCAACGCGATTTCAATGATTTTTCAGGAGCCGATGACCTCGTTAAACCCGGTGTTGACCATCGGCCAGCAGATCGTCGAAACCCTATTAACGCACCAGTCGTTGACGCCGGCTCAGGCGCGGGCGCGAGCCATCGAGCTGCTGGACCTGGTGAAGATCCCAGAGCCGCCACGGCGTATCGACGATTACCCGCATCAGTTGTCTGGTGGGCAGCGTCAGCGGGTGATGATCGCGATGGCGGTGGCCTGTCAGCCGAAACTGCTGATTGCCGACGAGCCAACCACCGCGCTGGACGTCACCATTCAGGCGCAGATTCTGGCGCTGCTGGATCAACTGCGGCGCGAGTTGTCGATGAGCCTGCTACTGATCACCCATGATCTGGGGGTGGTGGAGCAGTGGGCAGACCGCGTGGCGGTGATGGTCGGCGGGCGCAAGGTGGAAGAGGCGTCAACCGATGTGTTGTTCCAGCAACCGCAGCACCCCTATACCCGTGGGTTGTTGGCGACGTCGCTGCATCTGACCGATGACCTGCACTACCGGCGGCAGCGCCTGCCGGAGATCCGTCATCCTGACAACGGCGACGCCGGGCAGGTGTCGGTAGTCACGCCGCCCCTAGGTAGCGTACCGGTTCCGGACACCACGCGGACGCCGCTGCTGTCGTTGCATCGGGTGCATACCCGCTACGCCACGCCGCAGGGGGTGGTTAATGCGGTAAAGGATATTTCGCTGGACATTTATCCCGGCGAAACGCTGGGGCTGGTGGGGGAATCCGGTTGCGGCAAATCGACGCTGTCGAAGACTATTCTGCGTCTGCTGCCCGTTGCCGAAGGCCGGATGCTGTTTGACGGTCAGGATATTACCCATCTGAACGAGTCGCAGTTGCAGCCACTGCGTCGTCGGGTGCAGATGATTTTTCAGGATCCGTACGCGTCGCTCAATCCGCGTCACGATGTCCAGCGCATTCTGGAACGACCGCTGATTGTGCACGGCGTGACCCAGCGCGCGGAGCGTCAGCGGCTGATCAGCCAGACACTGGAACGGGTTCGCCTGCCGCAGAGCAGCCTCCAGCGTTATCCGCACGAGTTCTCCGGAGGCCAGCGTCAGCGCATCGGCATTGCGCGTGCACTGGTAGTCAACCCGTCGCTGGTGATTTGCGATGAGCCGGTATCGGCGCTGGATGTGTCGATTCAGGCGCAGATCCTTAATTTGCTGGTGGAACTGAAGAGTGAAATGGGGCTATCGCTGCTGTTCATTTCGCATGATTTGTCCGTGGTGCGCTACATCGCCGACCGGGTGATGGTGATGCAGCATGGCGAGTGTGTGGAAAGCGGCGATTGCCAGCAAATCTGGCGGCAACCGCAGCACCCTTATACTCGCCTGCTGCTGGACTCGGTACCGGGCAGGCAGCCGCTCACGGCGCACGCCAGTCGTTTCTCTGTGGTTAACGCATAA
- a CDS encoding SDR family oxidoreductase, whose amino-acid sequence MDLGIVGKRALVWGGSRGLGKAVGRQLAQEGVQVTLLARTEVALRQAQDEIEQAVGVRPQAVVADITRDEGRLAALAVCPQPDILINNASGPAPGDFRHWTRQHWLEALDGMMLGPIEMMRLTVDGMRQRGFGRIVNITSRSVKIPQLELGLSNSARSGLTGFVAGLSRTVVRDNVTINNILPGIFDTDGQWQHIQSLVAQTGKSYEQLHQERAAANPAGRYGQPEEFGAVCAFLCSQQAAFITGQNWLIDGGSYPGTF is encoded by the coding sequence ATGGATTTGGGTATCGTCGGCAAACGGGCGCTGGTATGGGGTGGTAGCCGTGGGCTGGGTAAAGCCGTTGGCCGTCAACTGGCGCAGGAGGGCGTGCAGGTCACGCTGTTAGCGCGCACCGAGGTTGCGTTGCGTCAGGCGCAGGATGAAATAGAACAGGCGGTCGGCGTACGCCCGCAGGCAGTGGTGGCGGACATTACTCGTGACGAAGGACGGCTGGCGGCGCTGGCAGTCTGCCCGCAGCCGGACATTCTCATCAACAACGCCAGCGGCCCTGCACCGGGCGATTTTCGTCACTGGACGCGCCAGCACTGGCTGGAGGCGCTCGACGGCATGATGCTTGGCCCGATCGAAATGATGCGTTTGACGGTGGATGGGATGCGTCAACGCGGCTTCGGGCGCATCGTTAACATCACCTCCCGCAGCGTCAAGATCCCGCAACTGGAGCTGGGACTATCGAACAGTGCCCGTTCGGGGCTGACTGGTTTTGTCGCCGGGCTATCCCGCACGGTAGTACGTGACAATGTCACTATTAACAATATTCTGCCGGGCATCTTCGATACCGACGGCCAGTGGCAGCACATTCAGTCGCTGGTGGCGCAGACCGGCAAATCCTATGAGCAACTGCATCAGGAGCGGGCCGCGGCCAACCCGGCCGGGCGCTATGGGCAGCCGGAAGAATTCGGCGCCGTTTGTGCGTTCCTGTGCTCGCAACAGGCCGCGTTTATCACCGGGCAGAATTGGCTGATCGATGGCGGCAGTTATCCCGGCACCTTTTAA